A section of the Candidatus Binataceae bacterium genome encodes:
- a CDS encoding carboxymuconolactone decarboxylase family protein, which translates to MALLPYLDDKEATPEVLKILTAGKVVLNVQRMTANAQSLFVQRSRLSNALFTQIAIDPRLREIAILRTAKDCHSVYEWTQHVPAAKHVGVSEEQIAAIENWPSARCFSELERLVLQFTDEVNANVKASRETLQALKRHLGAQEIIELLIIIGHWRQTASILETTEVDLEDFAGKVDILENMTPRK; encoded by the coding sequence ATGGCCTTGCTTCCGTATCTTGATGACAAAGAGGCGACGCCCGAGGTTCTGAAGATTCTCACGGCCGGCAAGGTAGTCCTCAACGTTCAGCGGATGACAGCCAACGCCCAGAGCCTCTTCGTTCAGCGCAGCCGCCTCAGCAACGCCCTCTTCACGCAGATTGCTATCGACCCCAGACTGCGCGAGATTGCGATCTTGCGCACCGCGAAGGACTGTCATTCGGTCTATGAATGGACGCAGCACGTGCCGGCGGCGAAGCACGTGGGCGTGAGCGAGGAGCAGATCGCCGCGATCGAAAACTGGCCGAGTGCGCGATGCTTCAGCGAGCTGGAGCGCCTGGTGCTGCAGTTCACCGATGAGGTCAATGCGAACGTCAAAGCCTCGCGCGAAACTTTGCAGGCCCTCAAGCGGCATCTCGGCGCGCAGGAAATTATCGAGTTGCTGATTATTATCGGGCACTGGCGCCAGACCGCCAGCATTCTTGAGACCACGGAGGTTGACCTCGAAGATTTTGCGGGCAAGGTCGATATCCTGGAGAACATGACTCCGCGCAAGTGA